A single Leptospira biflexa serovar Patoc strain 'Patoc 1 (Paris)' DNA region contains:
- a CDS encoding aconitate hydratase, producing the protein MAFDIEMIAARYSKMEAAIAQARKIVGRPLTLTEKILYNHLWDGNPSKSFGRGADYVDFAPDRVAMQDATAQMALLQFMQAGRKKVAVPSTVHCDHLITAKEESGKDLGIAVTENKEVYDFLSSVSNKYGIGFWKPGAGIIHQVVLENYAFPGGMMIGTDSHTVNAGGLGMVAIGVGGADACDVMAGLPWELKWPKAIGVKLTGKLNGWTSAKDVILKVAGILTVKGGTGAIVEYFGPGAEALSCTGKGTICNMGAEIGATTSTFGYDASMERYLRSTNRSDVADLANKYKAHLTADPEVYADPSKYFDQVIEIDLDTLEPYVNGPFTPDLATPISKMKEEAAKNGWPTKVEVGLIGSCTNSSYEDISRAASLAKQVSAKGLKTKAEFTITPGSELVRYTIERDGFIDTFHQIGAKVFSNACGPCIGMWSRVGADKKEKNTIVHSFNRNFQARQDGNPNTYAFVASPEITTALAIAGDLGFNPLTDTLTNEKGEKVKLDPPTGEELPNKGFAVEDAGYVAPAADGSGVQVIVDPSSTRLQLLAPFKAWEGTDLKGLKLLIKAKGKCTTDHISMAGPWLKFRGHLDNISNNLLIGATNFFNGKTNEVKNQITGNYEPVPQTQRAYKAQGIGSIVVGDENYGEGSSREHAAMEPRHLGVRAVLVKSFARIHETNLKKQGMLALTFANKDDYDKIQEDDLIDINGLTSFQEGKALTLVLNHKDGKKDEIQVNHTYNAQQIEWFKAGAALNLMKA; encoded by the coding sequence ATGGCATTTGATATAGAAATGATCGCGGCTCGTTATTCCAAAATGGAAGCGGCCATCGCACAAGCCAGGAAGATTGTGGGTCGACCCCTCACTCTCACAGAAAAGATTTTATACAACCACCTATGGGACGGAAACCCATCCAAAAGTTTTGGACGTGGTGCTGACTATGTTGACTTTGCGCCAGACCGAGTGGCCATGCAAGATGCAACGGCCCAAATGGCACTATTGCAGTTCATGCAAGCAGGCAGAAAAAAAGTAGCTGTGCCTTCCACCGTTCACTGTGACCACTTGATCACAGCAAAAGAAGAATCAGGGAAAGACCTTGGCATCGCAGTCACTGAAAACAAAGAAGTTTATGATTTTTTATCTTCCGTCTCAAATAAATACGGAATCGGATTCTGGAAACCAGGGGCTGGGATCATCCACCAAGTGGTCCTAGAAAACTATGCATTCCCTGGTGGGATGATGATTGGAACGGACTCACACACTGTCAACGCTGGTGGACTCGGAATGGTGGCCATTGGTGTGGGTGGAGCTGACGCTTGTGATGTGATGGCGGGTCTCCCTTGGGAACTCAAATGGCCAAAAGCCATCGGTGTCAAACTCACAGGAAAACTCAATGGCTGGACATCTGCAAAAGACGTCATTTTGAAAGTCGCAGGGATCCTCACTGTCAAAGGGGGAACGGGTGCGATTGTAGAATACTTTGGTCCAGGTGCCGAAGCCCTTTCTTGTACAGGAAAAGGTACAATTTGTAATATGGGTGCTGAAATTGGTGCCACAACATCCACATTTGGATACGATGCTTCCATGGAACGTTATCTACGTTCGACAAACAGAAGTGATGTGGCAGACCTTGCCAACAAATACAAAGCTCACTTAACTGCTGACCCAGAAGTATATGCAGATCCATCCAAGTACTTTGACCAAGTGATTGAAATTGATTTAGACACTCTTGAACCATACGTAAATGGACCGTTCACACCAGACTTAGCCACTCCGATTTCTAAGATGAAAGAAGAAGCGGCAAAGAATGGTTGGCCAACAAAAGTAGAAGTGGGCCTCATTGGATCTTGCACAAACTCATCTTATGAAGACATCTCACGTGCGGCATCTCTTGCCAAACAAGTCTCTGCTAAAGGCCTGAAAACCAAAGCAGAATTTACGATCACACCAGGATCGGAACTTGTTCGTTATACGATCGAACGTGACGGATTCATTGACACCTTCCACCAAATTGGCGCTAAAGTATTCTCGAATGCTTGCGGGCCTTGTATTGGGATGTGGTCTCGTGTGGGTGCCGATAAAAAGGAAAAGAACACGATTGTTCACTCTTTCAATCGTAACTTCCAAGCACGACAAGACGGAAACCCAAACACATACGCGTTTGTTGCTTCTCCAGAGATCACAACGGCACTTGCCATTGCAGGAGATTTAGGATTCAATCCTCTCACAGACACTCTCACCAACGAAAAAGGGGAAAAGGTAAAACTCGACCCACCTACTGGGGAAGAACTTCCTAATAAAGGTTTTGCGGTAGAAGATGCGGGTTATGTTGCTCCTGCGGCAGATGGATCAGGTGTACAAGTGATTGTGGATCCAAGTTCCACAAGACTGCAACTCCTTGCTCCATTCAAAGCCTGGGAAGGAACGGACCTAAAAGGCCTCAAACTTCTCATCAAGGCAAAAGGGAAATGTACAACAGACCATATCTCGATGGCGGGTCCTTGGTTAAAATTCCGTGGCCACTTGGACAATATCTCCAATAACCTACTCATTGGTGCGACCAACTTTTTCAATGGCAAAACCAATGAAGTTAAAAACCAAATCACTGGGAATTATGAACCCGTGCCACAAACCCAAAGAGCCTACAAAGCACAAGGCATTGGATCGATTGTGGTTGGGGATGAAAACTATGGGGAAGGTTCTTCTAGAGAACACGCCGCTATGGAACCAAGGCATTTGGGAGTGCGTGCCGTACTTGTGAAGTCTTTCGCTCGTATCCACGAAACAAACCTCAAAAAACAAGGGATGCTTGCGTTAACATTTGCCAACAAAGATGACTACGATAAAATCCAAGAAGATGATTTGATCGACATCAATGGCCTCACAAGTTTTCAAGAAGGAAAAGCTCTCACTCTTGTTCTCAATCATAAAGATGGGAAAAAAGATGAGATCCAAGTGAACCATACTTACAATGCACAACAAATCGAATGGTTCAAAGCAGGTGCTGCCTTGAACTTGATGAAAGCGTAA
- a CDS encoding FlgO family outer membrane protein, with amino-acid sequence MNMLHHLGWNLHFKGFILALVLGVFSACYLGEERESKPKKPTVPPLEQLAISLSEKGFYFQPERLVVLTFLDNEGKKSPYGEILAEKLTTELVKKDRFLILDRLANQKVLKEAGLSLDSPTDTATLRKIGEVLKVGVIITGIVTPYQDGVFVNTRLIEIKTGLILKADEVYVRIDG; translated from the coding sequence ATGAATATGTTACATCACTTGGGATGGAACTTGCATTTTAAAGGATTCATTCTTGCACTTGTTTTGGGTGTCTTTAGCGCTTGTTACTTGGGAGAAGAAAGAGAATCCAAACCCAAAAAACCAACAGTCCCTCCCTTAGAACAATTGGCGATTTCTTTATCAGAGAAGGGGTTTTATTTCCAACCCGAAAGACTTGTTGTTTTGACCTTTTTAGACAATGAAGGGAAAAAAAGTCCATACGGCGAAATCCTTGCCGAAAAACTTACCACGGAACTTGTCAAAAAGGATCGATTCCTCATCTTAGATCGACTGGCCAACCAAAAGGTTTTAAAGGAAGCGGGTCTGAGTTTGGATTCACCAACAGACACTGCCACCTTGCGTAAAATAGGTGAGGTTCTAAAAGTAGGAGTCATCATCACAGGGATTGTGACCCCTTACCAAGACGGTGTTTTTGTCAATACAAGACTCATCGAAATCAAAACGGGGCTCATCCTAAAAGCCGATGAAGTGTATGTCCGTATTGACGGTTGA
- a CDS encoding DoxX family protein has translation MSEKTKKILYWFFTLWLSLGMVSTAIVQLIKLPEEVKKINQLGYPTYFLTMLGVWKLLGVVAVLVPKFGLLKEWAYAGFFFAMSGAAISHISFGHPIMEILPSVLLLSLTVISWYLRPENRKTKG, from the coding sequence ATGTCAGAGAAAACAAAAAAAATACTCTATTGGTTCTTTACCTTGTGGTTGTCCCTCGGTATGGTATCAACAGCCATTGTCCAACTCATCAAACTTCCAGAAGAAGTGAAAAAAATAAACCAATTGGGTTACCCTACTTACTTTCTTACGATGTTAGGTGTTTGGAAACTCTTGGGAGTGGTTGCAGTTCTCGTTCCAAAATTTGGATTACTCAAAGAATGGGCGTATGCAGGTTTTTTCTTTGCCATGTCAGGGGCGGCCATCTCACACATCAGTTTTGGTCATCCCATCATGGAAATATTACCATCTGTCTTACTCTTAAGCCTAACAGTGATTTCCTGGTATTTGCGCCCAGAGAACCGAAAAACGAAGGGATAA
- a CDS encoding methyltransferase domain-containing protein yields the protein MKGFLKQKQVGFGKNGKEFGKEYWSEIYGNGLDVDGSYNAKQHAEYLKSLFQLMEIPVYQIADFGFGKGILLREMVKVFSPVKVYAVDASNEAFDDLKKKDWVKRSDKFHIYHESLETFVLPKLEKAPVELGICNSVIQYLPDAQIPSVLEKMAKYCNYLYFTVPTNEDYAVMKKEMSFVDPYAFSRTKKKYRKWISRDFEIVGYNLLQSKWLGEKGFKEDFFRID from the coding sequence ATGAAAGGTTTTTTGAAACAAAAACAAGTTGGTTTTGGTAAAAACGGCAAAGAGTTTGGAAAAGAATATTGGTCTGAAATTTATGGGAATGGACTCGATGTCGATGGTTCCTACAATGCCAAACAACATGCAGAGTATTTAAAATCACTTTTTCAACTCATGGAAATCCCCGTGTATCAAATTGCCGATTTTGGATTTGGAAAGGGGATTTTACTTCGTGAAATGGTGAAGGTCTTTTCGCCAGTAAAAGTATACGCAGTGGATGCCTCAAACGAAGCCTTCGATGATTTGAAAAAAAAAGATTGGGTCAAACGTTCCGACAAATTTCACATTTACCATGAATCTCTTGAAACTTTTGTTTTACCGAAATTGGAAAAAGCTCCTGTGGAACTTGGGATTTGTAATTCCGTCATCCAGTACTTACCCGATGCCCAAATCCCTTCTGTATTAGAAAAGATGGCAAAGTATTGTAATTATTTATATTTTACAGTGCCAACAAACGAAGATTATGCGGTAATGAAAAAGGAAATGTCTTTTGTGGATCCTTACGCCTTTTCCAGAACCAAAAAAAAGTATAGGAAATGGATTTCAAGAGACTTCGAAATCGTAGGATACAATCTTTTGCAAAGCAAATGGCTTGGGGAAAAAGGGTTTAAAGAAGATTTTTTTCGGATCGATTGA
- the pnuC gene encoding nicotinamide riboside transporter PnuC, translated as MTDFLLLKQYLSLEYTIFPLFGYPLSLLEFLGTTSGLICVYLASRNHILTWPIGIFNSICFFFLFFQIQLYSDMLLQIYFFGSSIYGWIIWRKRTGAFTKIVSLGKEKNLILVGLIVFGTFGLGSFTKQLPIWFPEVFLKPADYLYWDAFTTVASIIANFLLAQRKLESWFLWVLVDVVCIVLYSLKQIPFVTIEYGVFLLIAFYGCWHWFKEFQENRKNSQITSA; from the coding sequence ATGACAGATTTCCTTCTTTTGAAACAATACCTTTCGTTAGAATATACAATCTTTCCATTGTTTGGGTATCCGCTTTCTTTACTCGAGTTTTTAGGAACCACATCGGGCCTAATCTGTGTGTATTTGGCTTCCAGGAATCATATTCTCACTTGGCCCATTGGAATCTTTAACTCGATTTGTTTTTTCTTTTTGTTTTTCCAAATCCAATTGTATTCTGATATGTTATTACAAATCTATTTTTTTGGATCGAGCATTTATGGTTGGATCATTTGGAGAAAACGTACGGGAGCCTTTACCAAAATTGTATCTCTTGGCAAAGAAAAAAATTTAATCCTCGTTGGACTGATTGTGTTTGGAACCTTTGGGCTTGGGTCCTTCACAAAACAATTACCAATTTGGTTTCCTGAGGTATTTTTAAAACCAGCAGACTATTTGTACTGGGATGCATTCACAACAGTGGCAAGCATCATTGCCAATTTTTTACTTGCCCAAAGGAAATTGGAATCTTGGTTTTTGTGGGTACTTGTGGATGTAGTTTGTATCGTTCTCTACTCACTCAAACAGATTCCGTTTGTGACCATTGAATATGGGGTCTTCCTTCTCATCGCTTTTTATGGATGTTGGCACTGGTTCAAGGAATTTCAAGAGAATCGAAAAAATTCTCAAATCACGTCGGCTTAA